From Vibrio tritonius, the proteins below share one genomic window:
- a CDS encoding sugar diacid recognition domain-containing protein, whose amino-acid sequence MELNTEIAEQIVYHARRVIQYPINVMDADGLIIAATNPARKYQKHSGAVVALSQRSTVEIDDVTAQNMRGTQPGVNLPIRFKNTIIGVIGISGPPNDIRHLGELVKMAAEMTVEHEYVVEQSHWKEQRKKDLLLQWIDQKADFELIESQAIPLKIDLYANYVVCLLEASSGEQLVELHNLLKRWKKELLSVELTKNRVLILLKYSSSQSEWNQMRRFLDGEVSFKLHGALGKFYSDPRQLFASYQSALAALNSGKKLLKDQQYFEFDQVTLPAILDNERKNWQQQLLFEPIRRVEEMDPVLKKTLLSWFENNLDSAKTAEKLFIHRNSLRYRLNKIGEICRLDLNNYQDRVWIYLSLILSPSEG is encoded by the coding sequence GTGGAATTGAATACCGAAATAGCAGAACAAATCGTGTATCACGCACGGCGAGTTATCCAGTATCCCATTAACGTTATGGATGCGGATGGATTGATCATTGCCGCAACGAATCCTGCGCGAAAATATCAAAAACACAGTGGGGCAGTGGTGGCATTGAGCCAACGTTCTACTGTTGAAATAGATGATGTTACTGCACAAAACATGCGCGGTACTCAACCCGGGGTCAATTTACCCATTCGATTCAAAAATACCATTATTGGAGTGATTGGTATTTCTGGGCCTCCTAACGATATTCGCCACTTGGGAGAATTAGTTAAGATGGCAGCCGAGATGACGGTGGAACATGAATATGTGGTCGAACAAAGTCACTGGAAGGAGCAGCGAAAAAAAGATTTGCTGCTTCAATGGATTGATCAGAAAGCGGATTTTGAACTGATTGAGTCACAAGCGATTCCACTTAAAATTGACCTGTACGCCAATTACGTTGTTTGTTTATTGGAAGCATCGAGTGGTGAGCAGTTGGTTGAGTTACACAACCTCCTAAAACGCTGGAAGAAAGAGCTGCTGTCGGTCGAACTCACGAAAAATCGCGTCTTAATCTTGCTCAAATACTCCAGCAGTCAGAGTGAATGGAATCAGATGCGTCGTTTCCTTGATGGTGAAGTCAGTTTTAAGCTGCATGGCGCATTGGGTAAGTTTTACTCTGATCCTCGTCAGCTCTTTGCTTCTTATCAAAGCGCGTTAGCGGCACTCAATAGTGGCAAGAAGCTGTTAAAAGATCAGCAATATTTCGAGTTTGATCAAGTGACGTTACCCGCCATATTAGACAACGAACGTAAGAATTGGCAGCAGCAACTTCTGTTTGAACCCATCCGCCGAGTCGAAGAGATGGATCCTGTGTTGAAGAAAACACTGTTAAGTTGGTTTGAAAATAACCTAGACAGTGCCAAAACGGCTGAGAAATTGTTTATCCACCGTAATTCGCTGCGTTATCGATTGAATAAAATTGGAGAAATTTGCCGCCTCGATTTAAATAATTATCAAGACAGAGTCTGGATTTATCTGAGCTTGATACTCTCGCCAAGTGAAGGTTAA
- a CDS encoding glutamine amidotransferase, whose protein sequence is MSYKPLIIETGTAPEAIRERFLDLADWFYLALDKLASEVEIVRPYLNEPLPAPDPHRVTIITGSWAMVTDHEPWSERTAEWIRQAVACEASVLGVCYGHQLMAYALGGEVDYFSDRKEIGCLPVTLVKEAQSDSLLQGLPTQFDAYLTHAQRVTKVPDGAQVLATSERDGHQIIRYSSTAISTQFHPEFTAPLLKAVIDLNYDKLVAEGQPVEALLAGLKNAAVSRSILCKFVELYQ, encoded by the coding sequence GTGAGTTATAAACCTCTAATTATTGAAACAGGGACCGCCCCAGAGGCAATAAGAGAACGGTTCTTAGATTTAGCCGATTGGTTTTATTTGGCATTGGATAAATTGGCATCGGAGGTTGAAATAGTTCGTCCTTATTTAAATGAACCATTACCAGCCCCAGATCCTCATCGTGTTACCATCATTACCGGTTCATGGGCAATGGTGACAGACCATGAACCTTGGAGTGAGCGTACTGCAGAGTGGATTCGTCAAGCCGTTGCTTGTGAGGCTTCAGTGTTGGGCGTGTGCTATGGGCACCAATTAATGGCTTATGCATTGGGTGGTGAAGTGGATTATTTTTCCGATCGTAAAGAGATCGGTTGTTTGCCCGTCACTTTAGTCAAAGAGGCACAGAGCGATTCTTTATTGCAAGGATTGCCGACCCAGTTTGATGCCTATTTAACTCACGCACAGCGCGTGACAAAAGTGCCTGATGGTGCGCAGGTGTTAGCAACGTCGGAGCGCGATGGACACCAGATTATTCGTTATTCATCGACTGCGATTTCTACCCAATTTCATCCTGAATTTACCGCGCCGTTGCTAAAGGCTGTTATTGATCTTAACTACGATAAACTCGTCGCGGAAGGTCAACCCGTCGAAGCGTTATTGGCTGGGTTAAAAAACGCGGCGGTTTCACGTTCAATATTGTGTAAATTTGTTGAACTATATCAATAG
- a CDS encoding polysaccharide lyase, with protein sequence MIAPLSEHKGEFTVTPLAAKLTLLSGLLLTSASTNAQELLQCPARTFPGKTSTSISFDPSQWPLKGWLIQSPNPRALHLSRDPTDADNSVVRFELRQGETLQTRTVNRPRAELYEQYRAPFHRPIEYQFRVFIPNEWHNDNVRALIAQWHATPDLHLNEVSRSPNLALDMRGDQLLVKLQTSSVAVHHDNRTAMVHDVLYRSDPIKKNQWYQFKVQVNWSWSADGYVKLWIQNKQVVDYIGPTAYQDCYGPYFKMGIYRQDSPNTFVMYADDYQRKLL encoded by the coding sequence ATGATAGCGCCATTATCAGAGCATAAGGGAGAGTTCACCGTGACACCACTGGCCGCCAAGCTGACCTTACTCAGCGGTTTACTATTGACCAGCGCGAGCACTAATGCACAAGAGTTGCTGCAATGTCCGGCGCGTACTTTCCCGGGGAAAACGAGCACTTCAATTTCGTTTGACCCCAGCCAATGGCCATTAAAAGGTTGGCTTATTCAGTCACCTAATCCGCGTGCCTTGCATTTATCCCGCGATCCGACCGATGCAGACAATTCGGTAGTGCGTTTTGAATTGCGCCAAGGTGAAACGCTTCAGACACGCACGGTAAATCGCCCCAGAGCCGAACTTTATGAGCAATATCGCGCGCCATTTCATCGTCCAATTGAATACCAATTTCGGGTTTTTATTCCTAACGAATGGCATAACGATAATGTTCGAGCGTTGATTGCTCAATGGCATGCAACACCTGATTTGCATCTAAATGAGGTTAGTCGCAGTCCTAATCTAGCGTTGGATATGCGTGGCGACCAACTATTGGTTAAATTGCAAACCTCATCAGTGGCGGTCCATCATGATAATCGCACCGCGATGGTACATGATGTGCTGTACCGCAGCGATCCTATAAAGAAAAATCAGTGGTACCAATTTAAGGTGCAAGTGAACTGGAGTTGGTCGGCAGATGGATATGTAAAACTGTGGATTCAAAATAAGCAGGTAGTCGATTACATTGGTCCTACCGCTTATCAAGATTGTTACGGACCCTACTTTAAGATGGGGATTTATCGGCAAGATTCGCCCAATACCTTCGTTATGTATGCCGATGATTACCAACGTAAATTGCTTTAA